The following coding sequences lie in one Pungitius pungitius chromosome 18, fPunPun2.1, whole genome shotgun sequence genomic window:
- the ntmt1 gene encoding N-terminal Xaa-Pro-Lys N-methyltransferase 1 yields the protein MGDIADGEGSFYSNAEDYWREVPPTVDGMLGGYGSISSIDINGSKAFLQRFLGDGEGKTGTDCALDCGAGIGRITKRLLLPLFKTVDLVDVTQEFLDKAKTYLGEEGKRVGKYICSGLQDLVPERGRYDVIWIQWVIGHLTDDHLVDFLQRCQKALRPNGLIIIKDNVSYEGVVPDEVDSSVCRDLQIVHGLVGRAGLRIIHGEQQTNFPKEIYQVHTLALR from the exons ATGGGGGACATAGCAGATGGTGAGGGAAGCTTCTACTCCAATGCGGAGGACTACTGGAGAGAGGTTCCGCCCACAGTGGATGGCATGCTGGGAGGCTACGGGAGCATCTCCAGCATTGATATCAATGGATCTAAGGCTTTCCTGCAGAGGTTCCTTGGG GACGGGGAAGGGAAGACTGGCACGGACTGCGCTCTGGATTGTGGAGCAGGCATCGGTAGGATCACCAAACGTCTACTGTTGCCTCTGTTCAAGACTGTGGACCTGGTGGATGTGACACAAGAGTTTCTCGACAAAGCCAAGACGTACCTGGGAGAAGAGGGAAAGCGAGTGGGGAAGTACATCTGCAGCGGCCTGCAGGACCTCGTACCGGAGCGTGGACGCTATGATGTCATCTGGATCCAGTGGGTCATCG GCCACCTGACAGATGACCATCTGGTGGACTTCCTGCAGCGATGCCAGAAAGCCCTGCGGCCCAACGGCCTCATTATCATCAAGGACAATGTGTCTTACGAGGGCGTGGTCCCTGATGAGGTGGACAGCAGTGTCTGCCGCGACCTGCAAATAGTTCATGGTCTGGTGGGCAGAGCAGGCCTCCGCATTATCCATGGAGAGCAACAAACTAACTTCCCAAAGGAGATTTACCAAGTCCACACTCTGGCTCTCCGATAG